A single Phragmites australis chromosome 4, lpPhrAust1.1, whole genome shotgun sequence DNA region contains:
- the LOC133915371 gene encoding zinc finger protein 1-like, with protein sequence MLSMELLHAVIPEQQDEEEVALATSSSATSCEEGGHLPQGWAKRKRSRRQRSEEENLALCLLMLSRGDHHRVQAPPPLAVPAAAEFKCSVCGKSFGSYQALGGHKTSHRVKQPTHAAAAPAVPLVEAPTPITAIPPPADLREPATSSTATFSDGAAANRVHRCSICHKEFPTGQALGGHKRKHYDGGVGGGASTDVLAAAAAETSEVGSSGNGSSAPRAFDLNLPAVPEFVWRCAKAGKMWEEDEEVQSPLAFKKPRLLMTA encoded by the coding sequence ATGCTGTCCATGGAGTTGCTCCACGCCGTGATCCCGGAGCagcaggacgaggaggaggtggcgctcGCTACGAGCAGCAGCGCCACGAGCTGCGAGGAGGGCGGCCACCTGCCGCAGGGGTGGGCCAAGAGGAAGCGGTCGCGCCGCCAGCGGTCGGAGGAGGAGAACCTCGCGCTCTGCCTCCTCATGCTCTCCCGTGGCGACCACCACCGCGTCCAGGCACCGCCGCCCCTCGCGGTTCCGGCCGCCGCGGAGTTCAAGTGCTCCGTCTGCGGCAAGTCCTTCGGCTCCTACCAGGCGCTCGGAGGCCACAAGACGAGCCACCGGGTCAAACAGCCGAcccatgctgctgctgctccggcAGTACCCCTCGTGGAGGCCCCCACCCCAATCACCGCCATCCCGCCGCCGGCCGACCTCCGTGAGCCGGCCACGTCATCCACCGCCACGTTCTCCGACGGGGCGGCCGCGAACAGAGTCCACAGGTGCTCCATCTGCCACAAGGAGTTCCCGACTGGACAGGCGCTCGGCGGGCACAAGAGGAAGCACTACGACGGGGGCgtgggcggcggcgcctccACCGATGTCctggccgcggcggccgccgaaACATCCGAGGTGGGGAGCTCCGGCAACGGCAGCTCCGCCCCCCGGGCGTTCGACCTGAACCTCCCGGCCGTGCCGGAGTTCGTGTGGCGGTGCGCCAAGGCCGGCAAGATGTGGGAGGAAGACGAGGAGGTCCAGAGCCCCCTCGCCTTTAAGAAGCCTCGCCTTCTCATGACGGCGTGA